In Deltaproteobacteria bacterium, a genomic segment contains:
- a CDS encoding VOC family protein produces the protein MHRSRLIGVIVDCQRDDFARGVGFWAGALGATATQEPNGSRFVRLGGVRGALEWLAQPIDPAERAFHVDFETDDLEAEVRRLEALGATRKKLVRGVHWVMTAPTGHELCVLPVQSPDWPAGAMTWTQSGEKR, from the coding sequence GTGCACCGCTCGCGGCTGATCGGCGTGATCGTTGATTGCCAGCGCGACGACTTCGCGCGGGGCGTTGGCTTCTGGGCTGGCGCACTCGGCGCGACGGCGACGCAGGAGCCGAACGGCAGCCGCTTCGTGCGCCTGGGCGGCGTGCGCGGCGCGCTCGAATGGCTCGCGCAGCCGATCGACCCCGCGGAGCGCGCGTTTCACGTCGATTTCGAGACCGACGACCTCGAAGCCGAGGTGCGTCGCCTCGAAGCGCTGGGCGCGACGCGCAAGAAGCTCGTGCGCGGTGTGCACTGGGTGATGACTGCGCCGACGGGTCACGAGCTCTGCGTGCTGCCGGTGCAGAGCCCGGATTGGCCCGCGGGCGCTATGACGTGGACGCAATCGGGA